GGACCCGTTACTCTGAACGTACCGATATCGGTCGATACCTATGTCAAACGCGGGAGACGGGAGAGACGGATTACTCGTGTACACCTCGGTCGGGATCGTGGCGTTTGCGACGAGTTGTCGCTCGAACGCGCACAACCGGATATCCTGAGGGACCGAACAACCGATATCCTCGCTCAGGTGTGTGTTAAACAGCTTCAACCGCGGGTCGCCAGCATACGTGATCCCGTCCTCGTCGTCAACGATGACTTCCGCGCGCTCGTACGTGTACGTCGTCTCCGAAATGTTCGTTGCCGAGACTCCGACGGGAGTGGCGAGAAAAACAAGCGCAACGACCGCCAACAAGAGATCTCGACGAAACGGAGTGAGAAAGCCGTTGGAAGGCATGATTTATTGATCATTTCTCTAATGTCAAAAGTATATACATTGTGTTTGTCTGAATGGAAGTGAGAGACGATTTCCCTTTTGCATCGCCTCTCGAGACACTCGTGGATTATTGAACGACTGAGTCAGCCTCGCCTCTAGGATGCGTAGCAGGAAGAGACTGTCCGCTCCGGATGAGGCGGCTATCAACGGGCGTTCGTTTCACTCGAGATCCGCGACGATCTCCGGAAGCAGAGCCGCGATCTCGGTCTGCTCGACGTGGGCGACGGCGCGGGGATCGGGTCCGGGTCCGTCCTCGAGCAGCACCTGAATCGCTCGCAGTCCGGCCTCGGTTGCGCCCCGAACGTCGGCTTCGATCTCGTCGCCGACATAGACCGCATCGGCGGGGTCAACGCCGAGTTCGCCGACGATTGCCTCGAACGCCCGCGGATCGGGTTTGCCAGCCTCGAGTTCGCCCGTTACGAGCGCGGCGTCGAAGGCATCCGTCCAGCCCAGCGTCTCGAGTTTGTCCCGCTGGGCGCGGACGGGGCCGTTGGTGAGCAGGCCGACCCGATACTTGCCATGCAGGCCGGCGAGCATGGCCTCGACGCCCGGTAGCGGCTCGAGGTCCTCGGAAATCGTCTCGCGGTAGGCCGTCGCGACGGCAGCCGGGTCGGCGTCGCTTTCGCTGTCTTTGAGCAGGTCGGCGAAAATCGGCTCGCGCGTTTCACTAGTGAGATTTCGTCGGTGTGCTTCGAGGTACGACTCGCGCGTCAGCGAGGGCGCACCCGTTGCGGTCGTGGCCTCCTCGAGGATGGTCGCTCGATCCCGTCGGGGGACGGCGAGCGTGTAATCGAGATCGAAGACGACCGCTTGTGGCATAGGTGTGTCAGGGTGCTCGAGCCGGTTGAAGCTATCCCTTCCGAGTGGCCTGCCGCATCCGCTCAGTCGTCAGCCGGCTGCGGGATTCCGTCCCGTCCCCGTTCGTCGAGACTCATCTCGCTGACGGGC
This genomic stretch from Natrinema sp. SYSU A 869 harbors:
- a CDS encoding HAD family hydrolase, which gives rise to MPQAVVFDLDYTLAVPRRDRATILEEATTATGAPSLTRESYLEAHRRNLTSETREPIFADLLKDSESDADPAAVATAYRETISEDLEPLPGVEAMLAGLHGKYRVGLLTNGPVRAQRDKLETLGWTDAFDAALVTGELEAGKPDPRAFEAIVGELGVDPADAVYVGDEIEADVRGATEAGLRAIQVLLEDGPGPDPRAVAHVEQTEIAALLPEIVADLE